A region from the Thermanaeromonas toyohensis ToBE genome encodes:
- a CDS encoding prephenate dehydrogenase, with protein sequence MIKRAAIIGLGLIGGSLGMALLQGKIAQEVAGYDRERKALEKALEMGAINHLATSSQEAVQGAELVILAVPVGVLPSVAREIAPYLSPQAIVTDTGSTKAKVVHELETIFPSSITYIGGHPMTGSERAGISAADRYLLENAVYILTPTTRTSEEALSRLKTILTALGARVICLPPEKHDWVVGVVSHLPHFLAVSLMHMVARYSLEHRELLMLAAGGFRDTTRIASGHPIMWRDIYLSNAQVLLNILEAWEQEIRRLATLIREHDGQGLLEALEYARSWRNQIPARQKGLLPTLHEIVITVPDRPGVIGFVGQILGQEGINISDIEILRVREGEGGSIRLGFTSSSAAEQALQVLRRHGITARWRE encoded by the coding sequence ATGATTAAGAGGGCAGCTATCATAGGCCTGGGCTTAATAGGTGGTTCCTTGGGTATGGCCCTCCTACAAGGCAAAATAGCCCAGGAAGTGGCGGGTTACGACCGCGAAAGAAAAGCTCTGGAAAAGGCATTAGAGATGGGCGCCATCAACCACTTGGCCACCAGCTCACAAGAAGCTGTACAGGGGGCGGAACTGGTTATTTTGGCTGTACCAGTAGGGGTGCTTCCTTCTGTGGCCCGGGAGATAGCTCCTTATCTTTCCCCCCAGGCTATTGTTACTGACACGGGTAGTACTAAGGCTAAAGTAGTACATGAGTTAGAAACGATTTTCCCCTCTTCTATTACTTATATTGGCGGCCATCCCATGACAGGTTCGGAGCGGGCGGGTATCAGCGCTGCTGATCGTTATCTTCTAGAAAATGCCGTTTATATCCTCACCCCCACTACAAGAACTTCGGAAGAGGCCCTAAGCCGCCTTAAAACCATACTTACGGCCTTGGGGGCCCGGGTAATATGCCTCCCTCCTGAAAAGCATGATTGGGTGGTAGGGGTGGTAAGCCACCTCCCCCATTTCCTAGCCGTATCCCTTATGCATATGGTAGCCAGGTATTCTTTAGAACACCGGGAGCTTTTGATGCTAGCAGCCGGTGGTTTTCGCGATACCACCCGCATCGCTTCCGGCCACCCTATAATGTGGCGGGATATATATTTAAGCAACGCCCAGGTTCTTTTAAATATCCTAGAGGCTTGGGAGCAGGAAATTAGGCGGTTAGCAACCCTAATTAGAGAGCACGATGGCCAAGGGTTGCTGGAGGCCTTAGAATATGCCCGGAGCTGGCGAAACCAAATCCCGGCCCGCCAGAAAGGCTTGCTCCCTACTCTCCACGAAATAGTTATTACCGTACCTGACCGGCCGGGAGTTATCGGCTTCGTGGGCCAAATTTTAGGTCAGGAAGGGATTAATATAAGCGATATCGAAATTTTACGCGTCCGGGAAGGGGAGGGTGGAAGTATACGCCTGGGCTTCACGAGTTCTTCCGCAGCCGAACAGGCTCTCCAGGTTTTGCGCCGTCATGGCATTACTGCCCGCTGGCGAGAATAG
- the pheA gene encoding prephenate dehydratase, whose protein sequence is MNSSCKIDQVAYLGPEGTFSHEAAVIWGSAIGVASFFPVENLLEVVQAVLEGRCQAAILPLENSIEGSVNLTQDLLLEEPALQIVGEVVLEVRHCLASKETDPQNITEVWSHPHALAQCRRFLASRLPKARLCPATSTAGAFVLATSRKGSAAIGSSFAARLYGLPVLYQGIEDYPGNKTRFVIVSRERVPGRGPYKTSLVLALPENRPGGLYNILRDFAEAGINLTRIESRPTKKELGEYLFFLDCEGHAEREPLAGVLAALRPRTSFLRVLGSYPCYREGGKEDD, encoded by the coding sequence GTGAACTCTAGTTGTAAGATAGATCAGGTAGCTTACTTAGGCCCAGAAGGGACCTTTTCCCATGAAGCTGCTGTAATATGGGGTTCTGCGATAGGGGTGGCCTCTTTCTTTCCTGTTGAAAACCTTCTAGAAGTGGTTCAAGCAGTGCTGGAAGGCCGGTGCCAGGCCGCTATCCTACCTTTAGAGAATTCTATCGAAGGTAGCGTCAACCTAACACAGGATTTACTTCTGGAAGAACCTGCTTTACAAATTGTTGGTGAGGTAGTATTGGAAGTTCGCCACTGCCTGGCCTCTAAAGAAACGGATCCTCAAAACATTACCGAAGTGTGGTCCCATCCCCACGCCCTGGCCCAGTGCCGCAGGTTCTTAGCCAGCCGTTTACCTAAGGCACGCCTCTGTCCCGCCACCAGCACAGCGGGGGCCTTCGTTTTGGCGACCTCCCGAAAGGGAAGTGCAGCTATAGGTTCCTCCTTTGCAGCTCGGCTTTATGGACTTCCGGTGCTATACCAAGGGATTGAAGATTATCCGGGCAACAAAACGCGTTTTGTAATTGTAAGCCGGGAAAGGGTACCTGGCCGAGGACCTTATAAAACCTCCCTGGTCTTGGCCCTGCCAGAGAATCGGCCCGGCGGCCTCTACAACATCCTGCGGGACTTCGCTGAGGCAGGGATAAATCTTACCCGTATTGAATCTCGCCCTACCAAAAAGGAACTGGGCGAGTATCTTTTTTTCTTAGATTGCGAAGGCCATGCAGAGCGTGAGCCATTAGCTGGGGTGCTGGCCGCCTTGCGTCCCCGCACCAGTTTTTTAAGGGTACTTGGTTCTTATCCTTGCTACAGGGAAGGGGGGAAGGAAGATGATTAA
- the aroF gene encoding 3-deoxy-7-phosphoheptulonate synthase, with product MIVVMQAGAEEKEIQGVVARLEKEGFKVHLSRGTLRTVIGAIGDKTRLEHQALEAMPGVEKVIPILKPYKLAAREFKPENTIVEVGKFKVGGPEIHIIAGPCAVESREQLLETAHAVREAGATMLRGGAFKPRTSPYSFQGLAERGLKLLAEAREETGLAIVTEVTDQTKAEAVAQVADVLQIGSRNMQNFALLKTIACLGKPVLLKRGLSATIEEWLLAAEYILAEGNFKVILCERGIRTFETYTRNTLDLSALVAVKQLSHLPVLADPSHGTGKKELVIPLARAAIAAGADGLLIEVHPKPENALSDGPQSLRPEEFFSLVKEVVGIAKVLGRSLGRIPA from the coding sequence ATGATTGTGGTTATGCAAGCTGGTGCTGAAGAAAAGGAGATTCAAGGGGTAGTGGCCAGGCTAGAGAAGGAGGGGTTTAAGGTTCACCTATCGCGGGGAACCCTCCGCACGGTAATTGGAGCCATAGGAGATAAGACACGCTTAGAGCATCAAGCCTTGGAAGCCATGCCGGGGGTAGAAAAAGTGATCCCCATACTTAAGCCCTACAAGCTGGCTGCGCGAGAATTTAAGCCAGAAAATACTATAGTAGAAGTAGGCAAGTTTAAAGTAGGTGGGCCAGAGATACACATTATCGCCGGGCCCTGCGCTGTAGAAAGTCGGGAGCAACTTCTGGAGACAGCCCATGCCGTGCGCGAGGCTGGTGCTACCATGTTACGTGGCGGTGCTTTTAAGCCGCGTACTTCGCCTTATTCTTTCCAAGGTTTAGCTGAGCGCGGGCTTAAGCTTTTGGCTGAGGCACGAGAAGAGACAGGGCTAGCTATTGTTACAGAAGTTACCGACCAGACTAAAGCCGAGGCTGTAGCCCAAGTGGCGGATGTTCTCCAGATCGGTTCCCGTAATATGCAAAACTTTGCCCTGCTTAAGACTATAGCCTGTCTGGGGAAGCCTGTGCTTTTAAAAAGGGGGCTCTCAGCTACCATTGAAGAATGGCTACTGGCAGCGGAATATATCCTGGCCGAAGGGAATTTCAAGGTTATCCTTTGCGAACGGGGTATCCGCACTTTTGAGACATATACCCGTAACACCCTCGATCTTAGCGCCCTGGTTGCTGTAAAACAGCTTTCCCATCTCCCGGTCCTTGCCGATCCCAGCCATGGTACCGGCAAAAAGGAGTTAGTAATTCCCCTGGCCCGGGCTGCCATAGCTGCCGGCGCAGATGGCCTTTTGATTGAAGTACATCCTAAACCGGAAAATGCCCTCTCGGATGGGCCCCAGAGCCTGCGGCCGGAAGAGTTCTTTTCTTTAGTTAAGGAAGTGGTAGGGATAGCTAAAGTCCTGGGACGGAGCCTAGGGCGGATCCCAGCGTGA